Genomic segment of Erythrobacter sp. BLCC-B19:
GGTCGTTCGGCATCACAGTCGACACGTCGACCGAGCTCATGCGCTCCTTCACCGCGCGCTCCATGCGCAGCAGGCCGACGCGGTACTGGTTTTCCAGAAGCTCGCCCACCGAACGCACGCGGCGGTTGCCGAGGTTGTCGATGTCGTCGACTTCGCCCTTGCCGTCCTTGAGGCCGACCAGCTCCTTCACCACCGCGAGGATGTCTTCCTTGCGCAGCGTGGTGATGGTGTCCTCGCATTCGAGGCCCAGACGCATGTTGAGCTTCACGCGGCCCACGGCCGAGAGGTCATAGCGTTCGGCATCGAAGAACAGGCCTTCGAACAGCGCCTCGGCGGTTTCCTTCGTCGGCGGTTCGCCCGGGCGCATGACCTTGTAGATCGCCTCGAGGCCTTCGTCGCGGTTCTCGGCCTTGTCGGCCTTCAGCGTGTTGCGGATCCACGGGCCAGTGTTGATCTCGTCGATGTCGAGCAGCGGGAGACGGTCGATCCCGGCCTTGTCGAGAATGTCGACGTGCTCGAGCGTCACTTCATCGCCCGCTTCGATGTAGATGCGGCCGGTGCTCTCGTCGATCATGTCAGCGGCGGCATAGCGGCTGACGACTTCCTCGGTCGGCAGCAGCAGTTCGGTGAGGCCATCCTTGGCGGCCTTGTTGGCAGCACGCGGGCTGATCTTCTGGCCAGCGGGGAAGACTTCCTCGCCGGTGGCTGCATCGACCAGCGCGAAGGTCGGCTTGGCGTTGCGCCACTGTTCGGCCACGAAGGGGATCTTCCACCCGTCCTTGGCGCGGTCCCAGGTGACGGTGTTGTAGAAGTAGCCGAGGATGTCTTCGGCATCGAGGCCGAGCGAATAGAGCAGCGCGGTGACCGGCAGCTTGCGCTTGCGGTCGATGCGGACGTTAACGATGTCCTTGGCGTCGAACTCGAAGTCGAGCCACGAGCCGCGGTAGGGGATCACGCGCGCGGCGAACAGCAGCTTGCCCGAGGAGTGGGTCTTGCCGCGGTCATGATCGAACAGCACGCCCGGCGAGCGGTGCATCTGCGAGACGATCACGCGCTCGGTGCCGTTGATGATGAAGGTGCCGTTCTCAGTCATGAGCGGCATGTCGCCCATGTAGACGTCCTGCTCCTTGATATCGAGGACGGAGCGGGTTTCGGTTTCGCTGTCCACCTCGAACACGATGAGGCGCAGGGTCACCTTCATCGGGGCGGCATAGGTGATGCCGCGCTGACGGCACTCGGTGGTGTCGTACTTGGGCTCTTCGAGTTCGTAGTGGACGAAATCGAGTTCGGCGGTGCCGGCGAAATCGCGGATCGGGAAGACGCTGCGCAGCGTCTTTTCAAGGCCCGAGACATAGCCCGTCGCCTTGTCCGAACGCAGGAACTGCTCGTAGCTTTCGCGCTGAACCTCGATCAGGTTCGGCATCTGCACCACTTCGTGGATGTCGCCGAAGATCTTGCGGATGCGCTTCTTGGCGGTCCCTTGCGCCTTGCGGCTGCGGGTGACGGGCGGCTTCGCCTTGGTGGCCATGGAGGGGTCTTGCCTCTTCGATTGGGCCGCGAGAGGGGAAGCCTCACGCGGACGGGAAAAACGCGGTCGTTCGACGCGAAAAAAGCCACCATGCCGAACGCACAAAAGCCGCTTGCCCAGCCCCGCAATTGTCGCAGGTCGGCAGCAGCATTCGTCAAGCGTCGCGATAGTGGCGTGTCGCCGCTTCCATCCGAAAGCCGATTCCCGCGCATGAATCGGCCCTGCTCGAAGCGGGCGAGGACGGGCATTTAGGAACAGCCCGCCGCCCTGTCAACGCCCTGCGTCCACGCACCCAGAATGGGCTTGCGGCAGGGCGGGCAAAGCTTGCTACAAGCGCGGGCCATGAGCAAGCCCGCCGCCCCCGCCCCTCCACCCCCCAACCCGGTCGAAGACCCGGTGCGTTTCCTCGAACTCGGGCTTGGGCTCGCCGAGGGCGTGACCGGCGGGCTTGCCCGCGCGCTCGTCGAACGGGCGCTGGCGCGGCACGGCGATGATCCGCGCTGGCAGGCGCTGGCGGGGACGGTGCTGCGCCATGATGTGCCCGATTTCCACGCCCGGATGCTGCGCGACCATGCCCGCAACGCCGCCTATCGCGCGGCGATCGAGCGGTTGGCGCGCGGCAGGGTGGTGCTCGACATCGGCACCGGATCGGGGCTGCTGGCGATGATGGCCGCCCGCGCCGGGGCCGCGCACGTCTATGCCTGCGAGGCCAGCCCGCTGCTCGCCGCCAGCGCGCGGGCAGTGATCGCGGCCAATGGCCTCGCAGACCGGATCACCCTGTTCGACCGTCATTCCACTGCGCTTGACCGGGTGCGCGATCTGGGCGGCGGGGTCGATCTGGTGGTATCGGAGCTGTTCTGCCACACCCTTATCGGCGAAGGCGTGCTCGGTTCGCTCAGTCATGCCCGCGCTGAGCTCGCCGCACCCGGCGCGCTGTTCGTGCCCGAACGCGCCAGCATCGAAGTCGCGCTGGCGCAGTTCCCGCCCTTCACCGCCGACATCAGCGCGGTCGAAGGCTTCGATCTCGGCGCGTTCGGCCCGCACCTTCACACAGCGCGCTGGTGTCCGGCGGACAGCCCGGCGCTGCACCTGCACAGCGCCCCGGCCAGCCTGTTCGCTTTCGATTTCAACACGGGCGCGCTCGATCCGGTCGGGGCGGGCGAAGCGAGGCTCGTCAGCACCGGAGGCACCGTCAACGGGCTGGCGCAATGGCTGAGGCTGACCTTTGCCGACGGCATCGCTTACGAGAACCGACCCGGCAGCGCGCCCGATCTGCACTGGATGATCGGCCTTGCCCCCGGTGCGACTTTCGAAACCGCCCCCGGTGACCATTTCCGCGCGGGCGGCGCCTATGCCGCCGACACCCTTTCCTTGTGGTGCGCGCCGGAGGATGTCGGTCGGGCCTAATCGAAAAACGACACGCTCAATATCGTTTTTCAATATTATTGATTGACGATAAGCCGCAAATCGGATTACACGACCTTTATCGAATCACAATGTGAAAGATAAAGGAGATCGATATGCCCCGCCTCGCCAACCACGCCCTTGCCGCCTGCGCTGCGGTTTTTCTCTCGCTCGCGTCGATCGGCGCAGTCGTGACGGTGCCGCCCGCGCAGGCCGCCGCGCCTGCCGCGCTCGACCTGCCGGTTCTGGCCTGATCGCCCTGAAAGGAGCACGCCGATGAAATCCCCCGGAAACGACCTGCTGCTGATTGCCGGCAAATCCCTGACCCTGCTGATCCAGGGCCTGATGGCGCTGGCCAGTGCCACCATCATTCTCGTTATGATCGCGCTGCCGTTCTATCACGACAGCATCAATATCGAAGCGCGCGCCGAATTCGGCCCTGACATCACCGCCATGCCGTTCGGCGCGGTGCTCGTGCTGTTGGCGGTGGTCTGCGTGCTGTGCGCGGCGGTGTTCCTGTTCTTCGGCAAGCTGCGCGGCATTATCGACACGGTCGCCGCAGGTGATCCCTTCGTGCCCGAGAACGCCGACCGGCTGAGCGCGATGGGTTGGATCCTGATCGGCATCCACGCCCTCACCTTCGTATCGACCGCAACGGCCGCAATCGTCTCGGCCTGGGCGGCGCAGTTTACCGATACCACGCTCGAGGGAGGCTTCGATATCAGCCTGACCCCGGTGCTGATGGTGATCGTGCTGTTCATCCTTGCCCGCGTGTTCCGCCATGGCGCCGCGATGCGCGAAGACCTCGAAGGGACAGTGTGATGCCCCCCAGCAACGACGACCTCGAAGGAGCCCGCATCATGGTCAAGCTTGACGACCTGCTCCATGCCCGCCGCATGACCCTCACTGAACTGGCCGACCGGGTGGGGCTGACCCTTGCCAACCTGTCGATCCTCAAGACCGGAAAGGCCAAGGCTATCCGCTTTTCCACCCTCGCTGCGATCTGCCGCGAACTGCAATGCCAGCCAGGTGACCTGCTGGGCTATCGCGGGGACGAGACCTGAGCCGCCAATTCGCTTGACTCTGACGCCCGATCTTCTAGAGGCCCGCCCCGACCGGCGGGCCTCGTGCTTGTGCCGCGTCATCCGTCCGAGACAGTTGGTGAAGGCAATCGGGTCTTCTTAATTTCCAGCCTAGACGGGGAAACGAGATTTTGCCGGGCAGCCCCGCATGGGCCTGCCCCGCGCGTGCCAGATGGCACACCCTCCTTCCCTATCGACGGACTCGCCCGTGTACGGAGCCTTCGCGGCCCTGTGCGCGGACATAACGTAGCCGGTCTCGGCGGGGAGCCATTCCCGCCAAGGCCATTTGTGAAGGAGTATGGCATGGATCGTTCGCAGAAAGCCGACGCGGTTGCCCAGCTCAATGCGGTCTTCAACGAGGTTGCCGTGGTGGTTGTCACCCGCAATCTCGGCATGACGGTGGCCCAGTCCACCGACCTGCGCGGGAAGATGCGCGATGCTGGCGCCACCTACAAGGTTGCGAAGAACCGTCTCGCCAAGCTCGCCCTCGAGAACACCGACTATGTCGGGCTCGGTGATATGCTCACCGGCCCGGTCGGGCTGGCCTGGTCGACCGACCCGGTCGCGGCTGCCAAGGCCGCTGTCGATTTCGCCAAGACGAACGACAAGCTCGAAATCGTCGGCGGGTCGATGGGTTCGGTCGTGCTCGACGAAGCAGGGATCAAGGCGCTCGCCACGATGCCGAGCCTCGACGAGATGCGCGCCAAGCTCATCGGGCTGGTCAACGCCCCGGCGACGAAGATCGCCCAGGTCGTCACCGCACCCGCTGCGAAGGTCGCCCGTGTTTTCGCCGCCTACGCGGACAAGGACGCAGCGTAAGAGACGTTTTTCGCCAGACGAAACAATCTGTTGGGGCATTTTCCCGCCCCGCCACCAATTTGGAGTGAACCATCATGGCCGATATTGCCAAGCTTGTTGAAGAACTTTCGAAGCTGACCGTGCTCGAAGCCGCCGACCTCGCCAAGGCGCTTGAAGAAGCGTGGGGCGTGAGCGCCGCTGCTGCGGTTGCCGTTGCTGCGCCCGCCGCTGGCGGCGATGCCCCGGCTGCCGAAGAGCAGACCGAGTTCGACGTCATCCTGACCGGCGACGGCGGCAAGAAGATCCAGGTCATCAAGGAAGTCCGCGCCATCACCGGCCTGGGCCTGACCGAAGCCAAGGCGCTTGTCGAAGGCGCGCCGAAGGCCGTCAAGGAAGGCGTGTCGAAGGCCGAAGCCGAAGACATCAAGAAGAAGATCGAAGAAGCCGGCGGCACCGTCGAGCTCAAGTAAGCTCGAAACCGCGGCCTTCAGGTCGACAACAAGAAGGGCGGTGCCAGCAATGGCGCCGCCCTTTTTTGCGTCGCGGCAGTTGAGGCTCGGCCGCCATGCCGCGCGCACTCGCCCGCCGCCGCCGCGCCTGTGCATAACTCCAGGCCGAAGCGCGCGGTGCAAGCCGGATCATAAGGTTAACCGCTTGCATGGGATGCATCGAAGCACGAAAACGAGCCGCAAACCGGTCTGTGCGAGGACACCCCTGACGCGTGCCACAGGCCGGAAATGGCGTGGAAGCCCGTGATTTTTCGCACAAAACCACCATTTTGGAGGTTTCTCTCCGCCCTCGGGGCCGCAGATAAAGTGCAAAGATTGCAGGTGTCTAGCCGAAGGACGGTTTTGCGGCGGCTACGGGAAGTTACTTTACACCCTGTTAATAACCCCTAACATTGTCTCATCGAGTCGCCGAGTCGAAAGACTTTGAACGTGGCAATGGGGAAGATACCCCAAGCAGCGGTTCCTCGGTAAGTTTGGGGGGTTTGATGTCGATCTGCAAGACAGGCCTTGTGGCGTGCGTACTGCTTGCTGCTGCTCCGGTGGCCGCGCAGGATCTCGTGCATGAGCCGATCAGCCCCACCTTTGGCGGCAACCCCTTCAATTCGCAGCACGTGCTTGGCGTTGCCAACGCCAACAACGATTTCCGCGATCCGCGCGCCGCCAGCAGCAACTCGCAGGCCGACATCTTCGCCCGCCAGCTGCAATCGCGCCTGCTCTCGGCGCTGTCGTCGCAGATCGTCGATGCCATCTTCGGCGAGAACCCGCAGGAAAGCGGCACGATCAGCTTTGGCGGTCAGACCATCGAGTTTTTCCGCACGCTGGAAGAAGTGACCCTCATCATCAAGAACGACACCACGGGTGAGGAAACCCGCATCGTCGTTCCGCTGTTCATCGAAGTGAACTGAGGCCGGAAATGCGCAAGCTCGCCTCCCTTGCTCTGGCATCCGTGACCGCGCTGGCGCT
This window contains:
- a CDS encoding 50S ribosomal protein L11 methyltransferase, translated to MSKPAAPAPPPPNPVEDPVRFLELGLGLAEGVTGGLARALVERALARHGDDPRWQALAGTVLRHDVPDFHARMLRDHARNAAYRAAIERLARGRVVLDIGTGSGLLAMMAARAGAAHVYACEASPLLAASARAVIAANGLADRITLFDRHSTALDRVRDLGGGVDLVVSELFCHTLIGEGVLGSLSHARAELAAPGALFVPERASIEVALAQFPPFTADISAVEGFDLGAFGPHLHTARWCPADSPALHLHSAPASLFAFDFNTGALDPVGAGEARLVSTGGTVNGLAQWLRLTFADGIAYENRPGSAPDLHWMIGLAPGATFETAPGDHFRAGGAYAADTLSLWCAPEDVGRA
- a CDS encoding DUF2975 domain-containing protein produces the protein MKSPGNDLLLIAGKSLTLLIQGLMALASATIILVMIALPFYHDSINIEARAEFGPDITAMPFGAVLVLLAVVCVLCAAVFLFFGKLRGIIDTVAAGDPFVPENADRLSAMGWILIGIHALTFVSTATAAIVSAWAAQFTDTTLEGGFDISLTPVLMVIVLFILARVFRHGAAMREDLEGTV
- a CDS encoding helix-turn-helix domain-containing protein, with the translated sequence MPPSNDDLEGARIMVKLDDLLHARRMTLTELADRVGLTLANLSILKTGKAKAIRFSTLAAICRELQCQPGDLLGYRGDET
- the rplJ gene encoding 50S ribosomal protein L10, encoding MDRSQKADAVAQLNAVFNEVAVVVVTRNLGMTVAQSTDLRGKMRDAGATYKVAKNRLAKLALENTDYVGLGDMLTGPVGLAWSTDPVAAAKAAVDFAKTNDKLEIVGGSMGSVVLDEAGIKALATMPSLDEMRAKLIGLVNAPATKIAQVVTAPAAKVARVFAAYADKDAA
- the rplL gene encoding 50S ribosomal protein L7/L12, producing the protein MADIAKLVEELSKLTVLEAADLAKALEEAWGVSAAAAVAVAAPAAGGDAPAAEEQTEFDVILTGDGGKKIQVIKEVRAITGLGLTEAKALVEGAPKAVKEGVSKAEAEDIKKKIEEAGGTVELK
- a CDS encoding curli assembly protein CsgF, which codes for MSICKTGLVACVLLAAAPVAAQDLVHEPISPTFGGNPFNSQHVLGVANANNDFRDPRAASSNSQADIFARQLQSRLLSALSSQIVDAIFGENPQESGTISFGGQTIEFFRTLEEVTLIIKNDTTGEETRIVVPLFIEVN